The proteins below are encoded in one region of Anoplopoma fimbria isolate UVic2021 breed Golden Eagle Sablefish chromosome 19, Afim_UVic_2022, whole genome shotgun sequence:
- the asb13b gene encoding ankyrin repeat and SOCS box protein 13, whose protein sequence is MEITRTRPSLFGEIAHGLGFWTDRSAVHEAAAQGRALQLQQLIEGGAAVNHVAIDSITPLHEACIQGQTQCVRLLLDAGAQVEARNIDGSTPLCDACAAGSLECVKLLLEYGAIVNPPLFTFSPLHEACMGGNSDCVQLMIDQGASMEAHDCHYGTPLHVACARQHYDCVKVLLNAGANVNAAKLHETALHHAAKTKNVNLIDLLVEFGGNVYARDNLYKKPIHYTGLGSTPYLCLEFYENTPLSLQQISRVAVRAALGIRAREVVSKLNLPNRIIRFLSYMPPPVIEI, encoded by the exons ATGGAGATCACTCGGACCAGACCGTCCTTGTTTGGAGAAATCG CACATGGTCTTGGATTCTGGACAGACCGGTCAGCAGTGCATGAGGCCGCTGCACAGGGCCGGGccctccagctgcagcagctgatcGAGGGAGGTGCAGCAGTTAACCATGTGGCAATCGACTCCATCACCCCCCTGCACGAGGCGTGTATACAGGGACAAACCCAATGCGTCAGACTGCTTCTGGATGCTGGTGCACAG GTGGAAGCTCGTAACATCGATGGAAGCACGCCGCTGTGTGACGCCTGTGCAGCAGGTAGCCTTGAATGTGTCAAGCTGCTGTTGGAGTACGGAGCAATAGTCAATCCTCCACTGTTTACCTTCTCGCCGCTTCATGAGGCTTGCATGGGAG GAAATTCAGATTGTGTTCAGCTCATGATCGATCAAGGAGCCTCCATGGAGGCCCATGACTGCCACTATGGGACACCGCTTCATGTAGCTTGTGCAAGGCAACATTATGACTGCGTCAAAGTTCTCCTCAATGCAG GGGCAAATGTGAATGCTGCCAAGCTACATGAGACGGCCCTTCATCATGCAGCCAAAACCAAGAACGTGAACTTGATTGATCTACTTGTGGAGTTTGGGGGGAACGTGTACGCCAGAGATAACCTGTACAAAAAACCCATCCACTACACTGGTCTGGGATCCACCCCATATCTCTGCCTTGAGTTTTATGAGA ATACTCCTCTCAGTCTACAGCAGATCAGCAGAGTGGCTGTGAGAGCTGCTCTCGGCATAAGAGCACGGGAAGTCGTTTCCAAACTGAACTTGCCCAATCGCATCATACGTTTTCTTTCTTACATGCCACCACCAGTTATTGAAATTTAA